One window of Akkermansia biwaensis genomic DNA carries:
- a CDS encoding outer membrane beta-barrel protein, whose product MKSLFISLLASGLVGAHAYGQSLYTLAGPVGLEESLPLKWTFNVAGGYDDNVNATNSNQQESAFISTDIGASLANYDAVTQYAFSAKLGGIFYLKDLEGDTNESLSNSTLNASLSHSFDQTLRYNGSLSFAWQPEPNYSNGIANSRRDGDYIYVYVSSSLSKAWTTRYSTTVGASYSMIDYQEDSAKTDNRQYFNLNLNNRYKWTERLALSINWNGSYCDREYGNNEFSNFVMAGAEYAVAQNTSATLRVGPQFKHVDNYGTKTYPSAEFGLNHRMSDRFSLGMFVRYSNEATNTYVPQTGASYYSNETWRVGLTSTMKVTHRVSLNAGVNLISSDYSRPSSSSTDTKTLTFNATAGVKMMLTNVLALTAQYSYTNGSYSGYNFPMPSYNRNVFSFGMNYSF is encoded by the coding sequence ATGAAGAGTCTTTTTATCTCTCTGCTCGCTTCCGGCCTGGTTGGAGCTCACGCTTACGGGCAGTCCCTGTACACGCTTGCCGGTCCTGTAGGGCTGGAAGAATCCCTTCCCCTGAAATGGACGTTCAACGTAGCCGGCGGCTATGATGATAACGTGAATGCTACCAACTCCAATCAGCAGGAAAGCGCATTCATCAGCACGGACATTGGCGCCTCCCTCGCCAATTATGATGCCGTTACCCAGTATGCCTTCTCTGCCAAGCTCGGCGGCATTTTCTACTTGAAAGACCTGGAAGGCGATACGAATGAATCTCTTTCCAACTCCACGCTGAACGCCAGCCTTTCCCACAGTTTTGACCAGACGTTGCGTTACAACGGCAGCCTTTCCTTTGCCTGGCAGCCGGAACCCAACTACTCAAACGGCATCGCCAACTCCCGGCGTGACGGCGACTACATTTACGTGTATGTTTCCAGTTCCCTGAGCAAAGCATGGACCACCCGTTATTCCACGACGGTAGGCGCCAGCTACTCCATGATCGATTATCAGGAAGATTCCGCCAAAACTGATAACCGTCAGTACTTCAACCTGAATCTGAATAATCGGTACAAATGGACGGAACGCCTGGCTTTGTCCATTAACTGGAATGGTTCCTACTGTGACCGCGAATACGGCAATAACGAATTCTCCAACTTCGTCATGGCCGGCGCCGAATATGCCGTAGCTCAGAACACTTCCGCCACGCTGCGTGTCGGTCCCCAGTTCAAGCACGTGGACAATTACGGCACCAAGACCTACCCGTCAGCGGAATTTGGCCTGAACCATCGCATGAGTGACCGTTTCTCTTTGGGCATGTTCGTTCGCTACTCCAACGAAGCAACGAACACCTACGTTCCCCAAACGGGCGCCAGCTACTACTCCAACGAGACGTGGCGCGTTGGTCTGACCAGCACGATGAAGGTGACGCACCGGGTCAGCCTGAATGCCGGCGTGAACCTGATCTCCAGCGATTATTCCCGCCCGAGTTCCTCGAGTACTGATACGAAAACGCTGACGTTCAACGCGACGGCCGGTGTCAAGATGATGCTGACCAACGTGCTGGCCCTTACGGCCCAGTATTCCTATACGAATGGCTCCTACAGCGGATATAACTTCCCCATGCCGAGCTATAACCGGAATGTGTTTTCCTTCGGAATGAATTACAGCTTCTAA
- the groES gene encoding co-chaperone GroES → MANIKPLGQRVLVKRIEAETKTAGGLFLPDTAKEKPQEAEVISVGTGGRDDKGALIEFTVKPGDRVLISKYGGTEIKLDGEDYLILSENDILAIIG, encoded by the coding sequence ATGGCTAACATCAAACCCCTCGGACAACGTGTGCTGGTCAAGCGCATTGAAGCTGAAACCAAAACCGCCGGCGGCCTGTTCCTGCCGGACACCGCCAAGGAAAAACCGCAGGAAGCGGAAGTGATCTCCGTAGGCACCGGAGGCCGCGACGACAAGGGTGCCCTGATCGAATTCACCGTCAAGCCCGGCGACCGGGTTCTCATTTCCAAGTACGGCGGTACGGAAATCAAGCTGGACGGAGAAGATTATCTGATCCTGTCTGAAAACGACATTCTGGCCATCATCGGCTAA
- a CDS encoding polysaccharide biosynthesis tyrosine autokinase gives MNAPDQQNGDPIVRNIDYIQVLKNRWKEVFLVFMLVLVISLVVTLLMPPSFRATSKFQIKRPRPVMGIGTGEDVVASSNITDNYIPMQYSVLTSSEVLKVVSKKLNLAAEWGMTDDLAATNLAGMIKVSPLRATDLVDVIVSGPDPKLVQNIAKAVPEAYKQDREMRENRLVETAIKSLQDVLREQEDIVNDKMMALKKLIAENDYLPSTMYRSGDNRSVMTGAMEDEDFRNSKAQLMKFEKDEQELAAYVAEVQRLPDDKLMDYVTNSDLLNAEILAADSLRKTYQEYMEKDKERENLKAQNLGPKHPKMVALQETANILKEKLNKELVGLRSSLRSKLEMVTASRVKWAKIVAQKEEDLRRHVMKMPVYEQTSREYDTALDQLKTLDARYKDEIARLRVPRESIEMYDNPLLPTAPYKPDVTLNLAVGAVAGLLLGMGLALLLEFMDTSVKTMEDVERALQVPVLGIIPKNVPILHSAGSLGPDAEAYRILRTNIEFNKKGLEEISLTFVSGSAGEGKTTTLCNLAYICAQGGYATLMIDADLRRSKLHRYYELDNEAGLTSYLLEDYPLEEVIFQTPVENLYVMPAGPVPFDPSGALNSRKFSELLQEVKQRFDIVLVDSPPILGVSDSAVIVSEVDMTLMVVQPRKLPLKALLRQKQVIESVGGNLAGVVMNNVDITSDHQYQYYTTYYSYYSAESGASGGNADASSLKKAERSGKAKELAATQSNDNEDLY, from the coding sequence ATGAATGCCCCAGATCAGCAGAATGGCGATCCTATCGTACGCAATATTGATTATATACAAGTTCTGAAAAACCGCTGGAAAGAAGTCTTTCTTGTTTTCATGCTGGTTCTGGTCATTTCCCTGGTGGTGACGCTTCTGATGCCTCCTTCGTTCCGTGCGACGAGCAAGTTTCAGATCAAGCGTCCCAGGCCAGTGATGGGGATCGGTACGGGAGAGGATGTCGTGGCATCGTCCAATATCACGGACAACTACATCCCCATGCAGTATTCGGTGCTGACTTCGTCCGAAGTGCTGAAAGTGGTATCCAAAAAACTGAATCTGGCTGCGGAATGGGGCATGACGGATGATTTGGCTGCTACCAACCTGGCTGGAATGATCAAGGTATCCCCCCTCCGTGCAACGGACTTGGTGGATGTCATTGTCTCCGGGCCTGACCCCAAACTGGTTCAGAACATTGCCAAGGCAGTCCCGGAGGCGTACAAGCAGGACCGTGAAATGCGTGAAAACCGGTTGGTGGAAACGGCTATCAAGAGCCTTCAGGACGTTCTCCGGGAACAGGAGGACATTGTCAATGACAAGATGATGGCTCTCAAGAAGTTGATTGCGGAAAACGATTATTTGCCCTCCACCATGTACAGGAGTGGGGATAACCGCTCCGTGATGACCGGAGCCATGGAAGACGAGGATTTCCGGAATTCCAAGGCACAGCTCATGAAATTTGAGAAGGATGAGCAGGAACTGGCCGCCTATGTTGCGGAAGTCCAGCGTCTTCCGGACGACAAGCTGATGGATTATGTCACCAACTCCGATCTTTTGAATGCGGAAATTCTGGCGGCGGACTCCCTGCGCAAAACCTATCAGGAGTACATGGAGAAGGATAAGGAGAGGGAAAATCTCAAGGCCCAGAACCTGGGCCCCAAGCATCCCAAGATGGTGGCTCTCCAGGAAACGGCGAACATCTTGAAGGAAAAGCTGAACAAGGAACTTGTGGGCCTGCGCTCCTCTTTGAGAAGCAAGCTGGAAATGGTTACGGCAAGCCGTGTGAAGTGGGCGAAGATTGTAGCTCAAAAGGAAGAGGATCTCCGGAGACATGTGATGAAGATGCCCGTTTATGAACAGACCAGCCGCGAGTATGATACGGCCCTGGATCAGCTCAAAACCCTGGATGCACGCTACAAGGATGAAATCGCCCGTCTGCGTGTTCCCCGTGAATCGATTGAGATGTATGATAATCCCCTGTTGCCTACGGCTCCCTACAAGCCGGATGTAACGCTGAACCTGGCGGTGGGCGCCGTTGCCGGTTTGCTGCTGGGCATGGGCCTGGCTCTTCTGCTGGAATTCATGGATACTTCCGTCAAGACCATGGAGGATGTGGAACGGGCTCTGCAAGTGCCTGTTCTGGGTATCATTCCCAAAAACGTTCCCATCCTGCATTCCGCCGGTTCTCTGGGGCCGGATGCGGAAGCCTACCGTATTTTGCGGACGAATATAGAATTCAACAAGAAGGGGCTTGAGGAAATTTCCCTGACCTTTGTTTCCGGCAGTGCCGGGGAAGGCAAGACCACGACGTTGTGCAACCTGGCCTACATCTGCGCCCAGGGGGGGTATGCCACCTTGATGATTGATGCGGACCTTCGCCGCTCCAAGTTGCACAGATACTATGAACTGGACAATGAAGCAGGGCTGACGTCCTATCTGCTGGAAGACTATCCGCTGGAGGAAGTGATCTTCCAGACGCCTGTGGAAAACCTGTACGTCATGCCCGCGGGGCCGGTTCCTTTTGACCCCTCGGGCGCCTTGAACTCACGCAAGTTCAGCGAACTGCTCCAGGAGGTGAAGCAGCGCTTCGATATCGTGCTGGTGGACTCCCCGCCCATCCTCGGCGTCAGTGACTCGGCCGTGATTGTGAGCGAGGTGGACATGACCCTGATGGTTGTCCAGCCGCGCAAGCTTCCGTTGAAGGCCCTGCTGAGGCAGAAGCAGGTCATTGAATCCGTCGGCGGCAATCTGGCGGGCGTGGTGATGAATAATGTGGACATTACTTCCGATCACCAGTATCAATATTACACAACCTACTACTCCTATTATTCTGCGGAAAGCGGCGCTTCCGGCGGGAACGCCGACGCTTCTTCCCTGAAGAAGGCCGAGCGTTCCGGCAAAGCCAAGGAATTGGCGGCTACGCAGTCCAATGATAATGAGGATCTGTATTAA
- a CDS encoding inorganic phosphate transporter — translation MDPIYYFIIGLLLVLSCFDLVVGVSNDAANFLNSAVGSKAAPRRTIILVAALGIIIGSLFSSGMMEIARSGVFMPAQFTFHDIMLIFLAVMLTDVILLDVFNTFGLPTSTTVSIVFELLGGAVAVALFKIWSGEPGVAQDLASYINSSKALAIISGIFSSVFVAFICGISVMWISRLIFSFNYRKSFKYLGAVWCGVALTAITYFAVFKGLKGSTLVTKDMIRHLDAHIWLYVCYSFVFWTVLMAVLQNVCKVNILKIAVLAGTMALALSFAGNDLVNFIGVFMAGQSSMEIASAAVAQGMDLSTLTMGGLTAPVTADWRYLLGAGLIMVLALMFSKKARTVTDTEVNLARQGGGVERFGSVPPARMMVRYALNASRVVEKIMPASVGRFIEKRFQPVSEGPDNGASFDLIRASVNLTVAALLISLATSLKLPLSTTYVTFMVAMGSSLADKAWGRDSAVYRITGVITVISGWFFTAFAAFAMCCMVAACIVYGGVFGIITMCVLAAYLLLKSARLHRKRTQAAELVKGRNYADASSLSRYNEEIIELMKRMAEIYEMNLEALNVEDRKRLKKLRKESRGIRRSLGDKMAMEVMPVVQELRDGEADRGKRHVQMVEYATSVFESLSNITTASHAYIDNNHEGLDMEYIEDLRKMNNRVSSLYPRFRDMMETNDYSGLDECLDGIDALDEEFAEAVKRQIILRTENVSDMRRTLLYLNLLNETRTMIRKVLLLAKVQKKFVLGC, via the coding sequence ATGGACCCTATCTATTACTTCATCATAGGCTTGCTGCTGGTACTCTCCTGCTTTGACCTCGTGGTTGGCGTCTCGAATGACGCCGCCAACTTCCTGAACTCCGCTGTCGGTTCCAAGGCTGCTCCTCGCCGGACTATTATTCTGGTGGCCGCTCTGGGTATTATCATTGGCTCCCTGTTTTCCAGCGGCATGATGGAAATTGCCAGGAGCGGGGTATTCATGCCAGCCCAATTCACCTTCCATGACATCATGCTGATCTTTTTGGCGGTGATGTTGACGGACGTGATCCTTTTGGATGTGTTCAACACTTTCGGCCTTCCCACGTCCACGACGGTTTCCATTGTATTTGAATTGCTGGGGGGCGCGGTGGCCGTGGCGCTGTTCAAAATCTGGTCCGGAGAACCCGGCGTGGCGCAGGACCTGGCCAGCTATATCAACTCCTCCAAAGCTTTGGCGATCATTTCCGGCATCTTCTCCTCCGTCTTTGTGGCGTTCATCTGCGGTATATCGGTCATGTGGATTTCCCGCCTCATCTTCTCCTTCAACTACAGGAAATCCTTCAAGTATCTGGGCGCCGTCTGGTGCGGCGTAGCCCTGACGGCCATCACCTACTTTGCCGTATTCAAGGGGCTGAAAGGCAGCACGCTGGTCACGAAGGACATGATCCGCCACCTGGACGCGCACATCTGGCTGTACGTATGCTACAGCTTTGTTTTCTGGACCGTTCTGATGGCCGTACTCCAGAATGTTTGCAAAGTCAATATCCTGAAGATAGCGGTGCTTGCCGGTACAATGGCCCTGGCCCTCTCCTTTGCCGGGAATGACCTCGTTAACTTCATTGGCGTCTTCATGGCTGGGCAGTCCTCCATGGAAATCGCTTCAGCCGCCGTGGCGCAGGGCATGGACCTTTCCACACTGACCATGGGCGGCCTGACGGCTCCCGTGACGGCGGACTGGCGTTACCTGCTGGGTGCTGGCCTCATCATGGTGCTGGCCCTGATGTTCTCCAAAAAGGCGCGGACCGTGACGGATACGGAAGTCAACCTGGCCCGGCAGGGCGGGGGAGTGGAAAGATTCGGTTCCGTTCCTCCGGCGCGGATGATGGTTCGCTATGCGTTGAACGCTTCCCGCGTGGTGGAAAAAATCATGCCCGCAAGCGTGGGCAGATTTATTGAAAAACGGTTCCAGCCCGTTTCGGAAGGGCCGGACAACGGAGCCTCCTTTGACCTGATCCGTGCGTCCGTGAACCTGACCGTGGCCGCCCTTCTGATCTCCCTGGCCACCTCGCTCAAGCTTCCCCTCTCCACCACATATGTCACCTTCATGGTGGCCATGGGTTCCTCCCTGGCGGACAAGGCCTGGGGGAGGGATAGCGCCGTGTACCGCATCACCGGGGTGATCACGGTTATTTCCGGCTGGTTCTTTACGGCGTTTGCCGCATTTGCCATGTGCTGCATGGTGGCGGCCTGTATTGTGTACGGCGGCGTCTTCGGAATCATCACCATGTGCGTTCTAGCGGCATACCTGCTGCTGAAAAGCGCCCGCCTGCACAGAAAGCGCACGCAGGCGGCGGAATTGGTGAAAGGCAGGAATTATGCAGACGCTTCCTCCCTGAGCCGTTATAACGAGGAAATCATTGAGCTGATGAAGCGCATGGCGGAAATCTATGAGATGAATCTGGAAGCCCTGAACGTGGAAGACCGGAAACGGTTGAAAAAACTCCGCAAGGAATCTCGCGGGATCCGTCGTTCCCTGGGCGACAAGATGGCGATGGAAGTCATGCCCGTGGTCCAGGAATTGCGGGACGGGGAGGCGGACCGCGGCAAGCGCCATGTGCAGATGGTGGAATACGCCACCTCCGTCTTTGAATCCCTCTCCAACATCACTACGGCCAGCCATGCCTACATTGACAATAACCATGAGGGACTGGACATGGAATACATAGAAGACTTGCGGAAAATGAATAACCGGGTTTCCTCCCTGTATCCCCGCTTCCGGGACATGATGGAGACCAATGATTACAGCGGTTTGGACGAATGCCTGGACGGCATTGATGCCCTGGACGAAGAATTCGCGGAAGCGGTCAAACGGCAGATCATACTGCGTACGGAGAATGTTTCCGACATGAGAAGAACCCTGCTGTATCTCAATCTTCTCAATGAAACCCGCACCATGATCCGCAAGGTGCTCCTTCTTGCGAAGGTTCAGAAGAAGTTCGTACTGGGTTGCTGA
- the groL gene encoding chaperonin GroEL (60 kDa chaperone family; promotes refolding of misfolded polypeptides especially under stressful conditions; forms two stacked rings of heptamers to form a barrel-shaped 14mer; ends can be capped by GroES; misfolded proteins enter the barrel where they are refolded when GroES binds), with protein MMAKQIQFDETARQALLRGVEQIAKAVKSTLGPAGRNVVIDKKFGSPLITKDGVTVAKEIELEDPFENMGAQLVREVSSKTNDVAGDGTTTATVLAESIYREGLRNVTAGANPISLQRGIMKASDAVVEELKKISKPVDSSKEVAQVATVSANWDDEIGNIIAEAMDKVGKDGTITVEEAKGIETTLDVVEGMQFDKGYLSPYFVTNAETMEAVLENPYILIHEKKINNLKDFLPLLEKVAKSGRPFLVIAEDIEGEALATLVVNRLRGVLNICAVKAPGFGDRRKAMMEDIAILTGGKCITEDLGIKLENVGIEDLGQAKRVTVSKDETVIVEGAGKSADIEARISQIRHQIKDTTSDYDREKLQERLAKLAGGVAVIHVGAATETEMKEKKARVDDALHATRAAVEEGIVPGGGVALIRAQKAIDSLKLEGDEHTGAEIVYRAVEAPLRQLACNAGREDALIVAKVKGMKKAAEGYNVATDKYEDLLSAGVVDPTKVTRSALQNAASIAGLLLTTECVIADKPEKKGCGCGSGAPDMGGMGGMGGMGMM; from the coding sequence ATTATGGCTAAACAAATCCAATTTGATGAAACCGCTCGCCAGGCGCTGCTCCGCGGCGTGGAACAGATCGCCAAGGCTGTTAAAAGCACGCTGGGTCCTGCCGGCCGCAACGTGGTGATCGACAAGAAATTCGGCTCCCCCCTCATCACCAAGGACGGTGTGACCGTGGCCAAGGAAATCGAACTGGAAGACCCGTTTGAAAACATGGGCGCCCAGCTTGTCCGCGAAGTCTCCTCCAAGACCAACGACGTGGCCGGCGACGGCACCACCACCGCCACCGTACTGGCTGAAAGCATTTACCGCGAAGGCCTGCGCAACGTCACAGCCGGCGCCAACCCGATCTCCCTGCAGAGGGGCATCATGAAAGCCTCCGACGCCGTGGTGGAAGAACTCAAGAAGATCAGCAAGCCCGTTGACTCCAGCAAGGAAGTGGCCCAGGTCGCTACCGTTTCCGCCAACTGGGACGACGAAATCGGCAACATCATTGCCGAAGCCATGGACAAGGTGGGCAAGGACGGCACCATCACCGTGGAAGAAGCCAAGGGCATCGAAACCACGCTGGATGTGGTGGAAGGCATGCAGTTTGACAAGGGCTACCTGTCCCCCTACTTCGTGACCAACGCGGAAACGATGGAAGCGGTGCTGGAAAACCCCTACATCCTGATTCACGAGAAGAAGATCAACAACCTGAAGGATTTCCTTCCGCTGCTTGAAAAAGTGGCCAAGAGCGGCCGTCCCTTCCTGGTCATCGCTGAAGACATTGAAGGCGAAGCCCTCGCCACCCTCGTGGTCAACCGCCTGCGCGGCGTGCTGAACATCTGCGCCGTGAAAGCCCCCGGCTTTGGCGACCGCCGCAAGGCCATGATGGAAGACATTGCCATCCTGACGGGCGGCAAATGCATCACGGAAGACCTCGGCATCAAGCTGGAAAACGTGGGTATTGAAGACCTCGGCCAGGCCAAGCGCGTCACCGTCTCCAAGGATGAAACCGTCATCGTGGAAGGCGCCGGGAAGTCCGCGGACATTGAAGCCCGCATTTCCCAGATCCGCCACCAGATCAAGGACACCACGTCCGACTACGACCGTGAAAAACTCCAGGAACGCCTGGCCAAGCTGGCCGGCGGCGTGGCCGTCATCCATGTGGGTGCCGCTACGGAAACGGAAATGAAGGAAAAGAAGGCCCGTGTGGACGACGCCCTGCATGCGACCCGTGCGGCCGTGGAAGAAGGCATCGTGCCCGGCGGCGGCGTGGCCCTGATCCGCGCCCAGAAGGCCATTGACAGCCTGAAGCTGGAAGGAGACGAACACACCGGCGCGGAAATCGTGTACCGTGCGGTGGAAGCTCCGCTCCGCCAGCTTGCCTGCAATGCCGGCCGCGAAGACGCCCTCATCGTCGCCAAGGTGAAAGGCATGAAGAAGGCTGCCGAAGGCTACAATGTGGCCACGGACAAGTACGAAGACCTGCTTTCCGCCGGTGTGGTGGACCCGACGAAGGTGACCCGTTCCGCCCTGCAGAACGCGGCTTCCATCGCCGGCCTCCTGCTTACCACGGAATGTGTCATTGCCGACAAGCCCGAGAAGAAGGGCTGCGGATGTGGCAGCGGCGCTCCCGACATGGGCGGCATGGGAGGAATGGGCGGCATGGGCATGATGTAA
- the dnaK gene encoding molecular chaperone DnaK, with the protein MAKILGIDLGTTNSCMAVMEGGQATVLENSEGARTTPSIVAFTKSGERLVGQAAKRQAVTNPKNTVFSSKRLIGRKYSELTDEDKKVPYEIVEAPNGDAYIRVEVGGEKKTFSPQEIASMVLAKLKSDAESKLGETITEAVITVPAYFNDAQRNATKAAGEIAGLKVRRIINEPTAAALAYGLDKKSNENIAVYDLGGGTFDISVLEIGDGVFEVKASDGDTHLGGDDWDNAIISWIMDEFKKDSGMDLSNQPDAIQRIKEEAEKAKIALSSTQSYDISLPFITADASGPKHIQLTLSRPKLEQLTEDLLDRTRKPVLDCISASGLKTGDIDELVLVGGMTRMPAVQEMAHTLAGKEPHKGVNPDEVVAVGAAIQGGVLQGDVNDVLLLDVTPLTLSIETMGGIATPMIDRNTTIPVRKSQVFSTAADNQPAVDIRVCQGERKMFEDNKLLGNFKLDGISPAPRGVPQIEVTFDIDANGILHVSAKDKGTGKEQKISIQGSSGLSKDEIERAKRDAEAHAEEDKKRAEEIDTVNQADSLCFSVERQLKDMGDKLPADLKSDIEGKVAKLKEAISRKDYEAIKSGKSDLEAKLEALYKAAEAAQQSAGASGPMPGAAPEEEASDGPRKAKGRVVDAEIVDDDK; encoded by the coding sequence ATGGCTAAAATATTAGGAATTGACTTGGGCACGACCAACTCGTGCATGGCTGTGATGGAAGGCGGTCAGGCGACCGTTCTTGAAAACAGCGAAGGTGCGCGCACCACTCCCTCCATTGTGGCCTTCACCAAAAGCGGTGAACGTCTCGTGGGGCAGGCCGCCAAACGCCAGGCGGTGACCAATCCGAAGAACACCGTGTTTTCCTCCAAGCGCCTGATCGGCCGCAAGTACAGCGAGCTGACGGACGAGGATAAAAAGGTTCCTTATGAAATCGTGGAAGCTCCCAACGGGGACGCTTACATCCGCGTGGAAGTGGGCGGTGAAAAGAAGACTTTCTCACCCCAGGAAATCGCTTCCATGGTGCTGGCCAAGCTGAAATCCGACGCTGAATCGAAACTGGGCGAAACCATCACGGAAGCCGTGATTACCGTTCCCGCCTATTTCAACGACGCCCAGCGCAACGCGACCAAGGCCGCCGGTGAAATCGCCGGCCTGAAAGTGCGCCGCATCATCAACGAACCGACCGCTGCGGCCCTGGCCTACGGCCTGGACAAGAAGTCCAATGAAAACATCGCCGTTTATGACCTTGGCGGCGGCACCTTCGATATTTCCGTGCTGGAAATCGGCGACGGCGTCTTCGAAGTAAAAGCTTCCGACGGCGACACCCACCTGGGCGGCGACGACTGGGACAACGCGATCATTTCCTGGATCATGGATGAGTTCAAGAAGGATTCCGGCATGGACCTTTCCAATCAGCCGGACGCCATCCAGCGCATCAAGGAAGAAGCCGAAAAGGCCAAGATTGCCCTTTCCTCCACACAGAGTTACGATATCAGCCTGCCGTTCATCACGGCGGACGCTTCCGGCCCCAAGCATATTCAGCTGACGCTGAGCCGTCCCAAGCTGGAACAGCTTACGGAAGACCTGCTGGACCGCACCCGCAAGCCCGTGTTGGACTGCATTTCCGCCTCCGGCCTGAAAACCGGCGACATTGACGAACTGGTGCTGGTGGGCGGCATGACCCGCATGCCTGCCGTTCAGGAAATGGCCCATACGCTGGCCGGCAAGGAACCCCACAAGGGCGTGAACCCGGACGAAGTAGTGGCCGTGGGCGCCGCTATTCAGGGCGGCGTGCTTCAGGGCGACGTGAACGACGTTCTGCTGCTGGACGTGACTCCCCTGACGCTGTCCATTGAAACGATGGGCGGCATCGCCACTCCGATGATCGACCGCAATACGACCATCCCCGTGCGCAAGAGCCAAGTGTTCTCCACCGCCGCGGACAACCAGCCCGCCGTGGATATCCGCGTGTGCCAGGGCGAACGCAAGATGTTTGAGGACAACAAGCTTCTCGGCAACTTCAAGCTGGACGGCATTTCCCCGGCTCCCCGCGGCGTGCCTCAGATTGAAGTCACCTTCGACATTGACGCCAACGGCATTCTGCACGTTTCCGCCAAGGATAAGGGTACCGGCAAGGAACAGAAGATTTCCATTCAGGGTTCCAGCGGCCTGTCCAAGGATGAAATCGAACGCGCCAAGCGCGATGCGGAAGCCCATGCGGAAGAAGACAAGAAGCGCGCCGAAGAGATTGACACCGTCAACCAGGCCGACTCCCTCTGCTTCTCCGTGGAACGCCAGCTCAAGGACATGGGCGACAAGCTGCCCGCGGACCTCAAGAGCGACATCGAAGGCAAGGTGGCCAAGTTGAAGGAAGCCATTTCCAGGAAGGACTATGAGGCTATCAAGTCCGGCAAGAGCGACCTGGAAGCCAAACTGGAAGCCCTTTACAAGGCAGCGGAAGCCGCCCAGCAGTCCGCCGGTGCGTCCGGCCCCATGCCGGGAGCCGCTCCTGAGGAAGAAGCTTCCGACGGCCCCCGCAAGGCGAAAGGCCGCGTGGTGGACGCCGAAATCGTCGACGACGACAAATAA